The Apium graveolens cultivar Ventura chromosome 6, ASM990537v1, whole genome shotgun sequence genome contains a region encoding:
- the LOC141667584 gene encoding disease resistance protein RPM1-like translates to MAEIAVLYLVAKLEDWILKETNKKRAAELTKLQTEFDRVRPFLKYADWNWMIMEDCVYEKWVTDVIDLAREVENAIDSDFCSKRDTKEFSMTSFMDLVGESINYFSEKKSTDNSHLDIGFFLERATKKLKEAEIKKSLPFISSLEESVGEGKMWHTNSFTRKCPVACMVGRDKEIRMLKEWLLNENVDTALIVAVTGIGGIGKTALSSTVFDLIKVHFDCAAWMHVSARPTMDVLRDMYTGIYRSSPDMSYKKHLDGMDEEELTKIISEYLVEKKFLLLIDDLDALDAWEYVKRALPSNCKGKVVLTTSNPQISAVLCQHVLHLEPLSTEESLVLFRRRICWQQYDLGDVLWPSSVEPLVEEILQICQGHPLMIATIGGMLSTVNVKEPKEWDKFFGILRTAVESLSQFNIIQKVLLVSYFSLQPMLKCCLLYCGIFPSNHEISCKKLIRTWVAEGFIEQQSLGMTAEEMGKLLLDDLIRKNLLEVARVGANGEVVSCRLLQLLQHFILKTLNKDYICILSNKKVFPSKVTRILVINGVINNLMPGVNTSSVRSLLLFRHNSLSTPSVLQNSFSNVKFLCVLELQNSPIDVLPDSIGDLALLRYINLRGTRIYNIPHTIKSLRELQTLDIRDTCVRALPGGIDGLKMLRHLLLAGSFGNRLVKLDGSVMFCKDLQTLAGIKLTQEIAYGLPYLPQLLKLSVGDVEGRATSLQLSKSIDMMKNLNSLTIKCAWRKEIQIQSSNPLENLEKLRISGWIKNLLGWVCGLKSLKYLYLRDCMLIDDPVSTLQCLPRLTVLSLYNAYKGSHIHSIDASGFPNLKELSLQSMAGLEVWTSIEEGSMRSLHTINIAKCPLLKLPPNGMKNLANLQKLQVKSMPAEFITKTREFLLHTKVHFSVVC, encoded by the coding sequence ATGGCTGAAATTGCAGTTTTATACCTTGTTGCAAAATTGGAGGATTGGATTTTGAAGGAGACGAACAAGAAGAGGGCAGCTGAATTAACTAAACTGCAGACGGAGTTTGATCGAGTTAGGCCATTTCTGAAATATGCTGATTGGAATTGGATGATTATGGAAGATTGTGTATATGAAAAATGGGTTACTGATGTCATTGATTTGGCCCGGGAGGTAGAAAATGCCATCGACAGTGATTTTTGTTCTAAACGAGATACAAAAGAATTTTCTATGACTTCTTTTATGGATCTTGTAGGAGAATCTATAAACTATTTTTCTGAAAAAAAGAGTACTGATAATTCTCATTTAGACATTGGGTTTTTCCTTGAGAGGGCCACAAAGAAGCTCAAGGAAGCGGAAATTAAGAAAAGTCTTCCTTTTATCAGTTCACTGGAAGAATCGGTAGGTGAAGGAAAAATGTGGCATACAAATAGTTTTACCCGCAAGTGCCCTGTGGCCTGTATGGTGGGAAGGGATAAAGAGATTAGAATGCTCAAGGAGTGGTTGCTTAACGAAAATGTAGATACTGCACTAATTGTAGCAGTAACCGGCATTGGTGGAATTGGCAAAACTGCTCTGTCAAGCACAGTCTTTGATCTTATAAAGGTACATTTTGACTGTGCTGCTTGGATGCATGTTTCTGCTCGCCCCACTATGGATGTTTTAAGGGACATGTATACAGGTATTTACAGATCTTCACCGGATATGTCGTATAAGAAGCATCtagatggaatggatgaagagGAGTTGACAAAGATAATCAGTGAATACTTGGTAGAGAAGAAGTTTTTGTTGCTTATAGATGACTTGGATGCGCTCGATGCCTGGGAATATGTCAAGCGTGCATTGCCTTCAAATTGCAAAGGAAAGGTAGTTCTGACAACTAGCAACCCACAAATTTCTGCTGTTCTATGCCAGCACGTTCTCCATCTTGAACCACTGTCTACTGAAGAGTCCCTTGTATTGTTCCGCAGACGAATTTGCTGGCAGCAATATGACCTAGGTGATGTGCTCTGGCCTTCTTCAGTGGAACCGCTAGTGGAGGAGATTTTGCAGATTTGTCAAGGTCACCCCCTAATGATTGCAACAATTGGGGGGATGCTCTCAACAGTGAACGTTAAGGAACCAAAGGAGTGGGATAAGTTTTTTGGTATACTTAGGACAGCTGTTGAGAGTTTGTCTCAATTCAACATAATCCAAAAGGTTCTTTTAGTAAGTTATTTTTCCCTGCAACCTATGTTAAAGTGCTGCTTGCTCTATTGTGGCATTTTTCCATCAAATCATGAAATCTCATGCAAGAAGCTTATTCGGACATGGGTTGCAGAGGGCTTTATAGAGCAACAGTCACTGGGAATGACTGCAGAGGAAATGGGGAAGCTTCTCTTAGATGATCTAATTCGCAAAAACTTACTTGAAGTGGCAAGAGTGGGTGCAAATGGGGAGGTGGTATCATGTAGGCTCCTGCAGCTACTGCAACATTTCATTCTTAAAACACTGAATAAAGACTACATATGCATTCTATCCAACAAAAAAGTTTTTCCATCCAAAGTAACTCGTATCCTTGTGATAAATGGCGTTATCAATAATTTGATGCCTGGTGTGAATACTTCCTCAGTTCGATCTCTACTTCTATTTAGACACAACAGCCTATCAACTCCTTCTGTGTTGCAGAACTCATTTTCAAATGTTAAATTTCTGTGTGTTCTAGAATTGCAGAATAGTCCTATTGATGTGTTGCCTGACTCGATTGGAGACCTTGCCCTGTTACGTTATATAAATCTAAGGGGTACAAGGATCTATAACATTCCCCATACCATCAAGAGTTTGCGAGAACTACAAACCCTTGATATCAGGGACACTTGTGTGAGAGCTTTGCCTGGCGGCATTGATGGCCTCAAGATGTTGAGGCACCTCCTCCTTGCAGGTTCATTTGGCAATAGACTTGTGAAGCTTGATGGCAGTGTCATGTTTTGCAAAGATCTCCAAACACTTGCAGGAATTAAATTAACACAAGAAATTGCGTATGGACTACCCTACCTTCCCCAGCTCTTGAAGTTATCTGTGGGTGATGTAGAAGGTCGAGCAACGTCATTGCAGCTCTCTAAATCTATCGACATGATGAAAAACCTGAACTCCTTGACCATTAAATGCGCTTGGAGAAAAGAAATCCAAATACAATCATCAAATCCTTTAGAAAATTTGGAAAAGTTACGTATTAGTGGATGGATAAAAAACTTGCTTGGTTGGGTATGCGGACTAAAATCTCTGAAGTATTTGTACCTGCGGGATTGTATGTTAATTGATGACCCGGTTTCAACGCTCCAGTGTCTTCCCCGTCTCACTGTCCTATCACTATATAATGCCTACAAAGGAAGCCACATTCATTCTATTGATGCATCAGGATTCCCTAATCTCAAGGAGCTCTCACTTCAAAGTATGGCAGGACTCGAGGTATGGACGAGTATTGAGGAGGGATCTATGAGGAGCCTCCATACAATAAATATCGCAAAATGTCCACTACTGAAGTTGCCTCCAAACGGCATGAAAAATCTTGCTAATCTACAGAAACTACAAGTTAAGTCCATGCCTGCAGAATTTATCACGAAGACGAGAGAATTCCTTTTGCATACAAAAGTGCACTTTTCAGTTGTCTGCTGA